From the Spiroplasma alleghenense genome, one window contains:
- a CDS encoding HAD-IIB family hydrolase produces the protein MKQNLIFKIAISALISALLVCISFTTIFIRISDSIVIQFSDGIFMSLVAIISGKIMLIPAIIYPMLVDLSAGVIIYIPISILIRLLMFMIIKFSKKYLTSYGAFFLAGLTMFLYLPFTYILFREKGLLATEAIVDLVQVTLSVIIAGMMYFSISKSDQIMLTLNFGNKNFSNSSWLFSDYDGTVSFDKDSNIDNESLSFINNLINAKNNNFVFATGRLYNFISVKNSELSQFPKYTICGNGSLIYSKKGKINYFSSIPNSDRKSLVEFIKKYKNLPIDVAIDGVKIPFHYSYNPNLEEKRRLKKIDFEEFYDVVEPLIYKKKNVTVFYLYTEKNHQNIIDEINTKFSNLRAFKTSPYIVEIINKNVSKWSAIEYLIKKNNIDPERVFTCGDGENDFEMLEKCINSAKMIESSPKLESLQIPTITKIEEIKDLTTIFGKN, from the coding sequence ATGAAGCAAAATTTGATTTTTAAAATTGCAATTTCAGCACTTATTTCAGCCTTACTTGTGTGTATTTCTTTTACTACAATTTTTATCAGAATTAGTGACTCTATTGTTATTCAATTTAGCGATGGTATTTTCATGAGTTTGGTTGCGATTATTTCGGGAAAAATAATGTTAATTCCTGCAATTATCTACCCAATGCTTGTAGACTTAAGTGCTGGGGTAATTATCTACATACCAATTTCTATTTTAATTAGATTACTAATGTTTATGATTATTAAATTTTCTAAAAAGTATTTAACAAGCTACGGAGCTTTTTTTCTAGCAGGACTAACAATGTTTCTTTATTTGCCATTTACATATATTTTATTTAGGGAAAAGGGATTATTAGCCACAGAAGCGATTGTTGATTTAGTACAAGTAACATTATCAGTAATTATCGCTGGAATGATGTACTTTTCAATTTCAAAGTCTGATCAAATTATGTTAACTTTAAATTTTGGAAATAAAAATTTTAGTAATTCAAGTTGACTCTTTTCAGATTATGATGGAACGGTTTCTTTTGATAAGGATTCAAACATAGATAATGAAAGTCTGAGTTTTATTAATAATTTAATAAATGCAAAAAATAATAATTTTGTTTTTGCAACAGGAAGATTATATAACTTCATTTCAGTAAAAAATAGTGAACTTTCTCAATTTCCCAAATATACTATTTGTGGTAACGGATCTCTTATTTACTCAAAAAAAGGAAAAATCAATTATTTTAGTTCCATTCCAAATTCAGATCGAAAATCTTTAGTTGAATTTATAAAAAAATACAAGAATTTACCAATTGATGTTGCGATTGATGGGGTAAAAATTCCTTTTCATTACTCTTATAATCCAAATTTAGAGGAAAAAAGACGTCTTAAAAAAATTGATTTTGAAGAATTTTATGATGTAGTGGAACCGCTAATTTATAAGAAAAAAAATGTAACTGTGTTTTACCTTTATACTGAAAAAAATCATCAAAATATAATTGATGAGATCAATACTAAATTCTCTAATTTGAGAGCTTTTAAAACTAGTCCATACATCGTTGAAATAATAAATAAAAATGTTTCTAAATGATCTGCAATTGAGTATCTAATTAAGAAAAATAATATCGATCCAGAAAGAGTCTTCACATGCGGAGATGGGGAAAATGATTTTGAAATGCTAGAAAAATGCATAAATTCAGCTAAAATGATTGAAAGTTCTCCAAAACTAGAATCTTTGCAAATCCCTACAATAACTAAGATTGAAGAAATTAAAGATTTAACAACGATTTTTGGTAAAAATTAG
- the lon gene encoding endopeptidase La, producing MSKNKNLPLLVTRGSYIFPTFEQALEIGRDKSTLAVKAAIAENGGKILLVSQKKPVDDNPKIEEIYNFGIIADISIKKEWKDGTSTINILAVDRVKLDNITLKDYYTADYTVVKSEEDKDDQSKNKVTKYLKKMIESQEDLPSEISDAVFGKKDANLIVDTVAYHLPFMPVEKKQSLLEELNPFNRLNIINDFLDEKKKSADIETNISKKIKSRIDEQQREYYLREKLKAIKEELGDMDEEGDDIKKYRNRLENEPFPQAVKERVLQEIDKYEGMPASSSEANIVRSYIDWMMQIPWWEKSEEKQDLLFAREILDKYHFGLKKVKDRIIEYLAVKQKTNSVKGQIITLVGPPGVGKTSLAKSIAESMGRNFVKVSLGGVKDEAEIRGHRKTYIGSMPGRIIQAMKKAKTKNPVFLLDEIDKMSSDYKGDPSSAMLEVLDPEQNDAFSDHYIEESYDLSDVVFIATANYPENIPEALYDRMEIIELSSYTEIEKLQIAQNYLISKVLENHAVTSSELEFTSESISELIKHYTREAGVRQLERLIASITRKFVVKLLNKEVKTMKVTPKLVNELLGKRIFDFTSKEKSSQIGVVTGLAYTQFGGDILPIEVNHFPGKGGLVLTGKLGDVMKESATIALDYIKSNHDSFGIPKEVFENNDIHIHVPEGAVPKDGPSAGVTLTTAIISALTNRPVSKEIGMTGEITLRGLVFPIGGLREKSISAHRSGLKKILVPIKNLKDLEDIPEEVKSELEIIGTEKYEDVFEQVFQEKPKKITHSLPLTSKPESSKANSKTN from the coding sequence ATGAGCAAAAACAAAAATTTACCATTACTTGTAACAAGGGGAAGTTACATTTTTCCTACCTTTGAACAAGCACTTGAAATAGGGAGAGATAAATCAACTCTTGCTGTTAAAGCGGCAATCGCTGAAAATGGCGGTAAGATTTTATTGGTATCTCAAAAAAAACCTGTTGATGATAATCCTAAGATTGAGGAAATCTATAACTTTGGAATTATTGCAGATATTTCAATTAAAAAAGAATGAAAAGACGGAACTTCTACAATAAATATATTAGCTGTAGATAGAGTAAAACTTGATAACATTACTTTAAAAGATTACTATACAGCAGACTATACAGTTGTTAAGTCAGAAGAAGATAAAGATGATCAAAGCAAAAATAAAGTTACAAAATACCTAAAGAAAATGATTGAATCACAAGAGGATTTACCATCGGAAATTAGTGATGCGGTTTTTGGTAAAAAGGATGCGAATTTAATTGTTGATACAGTTGCTTACCATTTACCATTTATGCCAGTGGAAAAGAAACAAAGTCTATTAGAAGAATTAAATCCATTTAATCGATTAAATATTATTAATGATTTCTTAGATGAAAAGAAAAAATCAGCAGATATTGAAACTAATATTAGCAAGAAAATTAAATCAAGAATTGATGAACAACAACGTGAATATTACCTTAGAGAAAAGCTTAAAGCCATCAAAGAAGAATTGGGTGATATGGACGAAGAGGGAGACGATATTAAAAAATATCGAAACCGACTAGAAAACGAACCATTTCCTCAAGCAGTAAAAGAGAGAGTATTACAAGAAATTGATAAGTATGAAGGAATGCCAGCAAGCTCAAGCGAAGCTAATATTGTGAGATCATATATTGATTGAATGATGCAGATTCCATGATGAGAAAAATCTGAAGAAAAACAAGATTTATTATTTGCTCGTGAAATTCTTGATAAATATCACTTTGGACTGAAAAAAGTTAAAGATAGAATTATTGAATACTTGGCAGTTAAACAAAAAACCAATTCTGTAAAAGGACAAATCATTACTTTAGTAGGTCCTCCCGGAGTTGGTAAAACATCTCTTGCAAAATCTATTGCAGAATCAATGGGAAGAAACTTTGTAAAAGTATCTCTTGGTGGTGTAAAAGACGAAGCTGAAATAAGGGGACATAGAAAAACTTATATCGGTTCAATGCCAGGTAGAATTATTCAAGCAATGAAAAAGGCTAAAACTAAAAACCCTGTATTTTTATTAGATGAAATTGATAAAATGTCTAGTGATTATAAAGGTGACCCTTCTAGTGCAATGCTTGAGGTATTAGATCCAGAACAAAACGATGCTTTTTCAGATCACTATATTGAAGAAAGTTATGATTTAAGTGATGTAGTATTCATTGCAACAGCTAACTATCCTGAAAATATTCCTGAAGCGCTATACGATCGTATGGAAATCATTGAACTTTCGAGTTACACAGAAATTGAAAAATTACAAATCGCTCAAAATTATCTAATTTCTAAAGTTTTAGAAAATCACGCAGTTACAAGTTCTGAACTAGAATTTACTTCAGAATCAATTAGTGAATTAATTAAACACTACACAAGAGAAGCTGGTGTAAGACAGCTTGAAAGATTAATTGCTTCTATTACAAGAAAATTTGTAGTTAAATTATTAAATAAAGAAGTTAAAACGATGAAAGTCACTCCAAAATTAGTTAACGAATTACTTGGAAAGAGAATTTTTGATTTTACAAGTAAGGAAAAATCTTCTCAAATTGGAGTTGTAACAGGACTAGCATATACTCAATTCGGTGGAGATATTTTACCTATTGAAGTAAATCACTTCCCTGGTAAGGGTGGTTTAGTTTTAACCGGAAAACTTGGTGATGTGATGAAGGAGTCTGCAACAATTGCGTTAGATTACATTAAGTCAAATCATGATAGTTTTGGAATACCTAAGGAAGTTTTTGAGAATAATGACATTCATATTCACGTTCCAGAGGGTGCTGTTCCAAAAGACGGACCAAGTGCCGGAGTAACTTTAACAACTGCTATTATTAGCGCTTTGACAAATCGTCCGGTTTCAAAAGAAATTGGTATGACTGGTGAAATTACTTTAAGAGGCCTAGTATTTCCAATTGGAGGGTTAAGAGAAAAATCTATTTCTGCTCACAGAAGTGGATTGAAAAAAATTTTAGTACCAATAAAAAATCTAAAAGATCTTGAAGATATTCCTGAAGAGGTTAAATCAGAATTAGAAATTATTGGAACTGAAAAATATGAGGATGTTTTCGAACAGGTTTTCCAAGAAAAACCAAAAAAAATCACTCATAGTCTACCTTTAACTTCAAAACCAGAATCATCAAAAGCAAATAGTAAAACTAATTAA
- the mnmA gene encoding tRNA 2-thiouridine(34) synthase MnmA translates to MAKKTKVILGLSGGVDSSVAALLLKKQGFDVEALFMRNWDSELNNDFLGNNNNGEICEQEKDYLDAKAVAEKIGIKIHRIDFVKEYWDYVFQYFLIEYKKGRTPNPDILCNKYIKFDKFLNYSIEELGADFIAMGHYAGTVFNKETQQYNLIAAKDKDKDQTYFLSQLNQFQISKSIFPLQNYTKSEIREIAAKNDLSTAQKKDSTGICFIGERNFTQFLQNYIPNQPGDIVDIHTNKIIGQHIGAMYYTIGQRKGLNLGGFEEPYYVAKKDVEKKIIYVAKSSDESYLKSNSCIVNDLNWNCELNKIFANSNDFNCEAKFRYRQKSIPVKVEIINKNEVKVSFLEEVKAVTEGQQAVFYFNNICLGGGTVDKVFI, encoded by the coding sequence ATGGCAAAAAAAACAAAGGTAATTCTTGGTTTATCTGGGGGAGTTGATTCATCTGTTGCTGCGTTGCTATTGAAAAAACAAGGTTTTGATGTAGAAGCTCTTTTTATGAGAAATTGAGACTCAGAACTAAATAATGACTTTCTTGGAAATAATAATAATGGTGAAATTTGTGAACAAGAAAAAGATTATCTTGACGCAAAAGCTGTAGCTGAAAAAATTGGAATTAAAATTCATCGAATAGATTTTGTCAAGGAATATTGGGATTATGTTTTTCAATATTTTTTAATCGAGTACAAAAAGGGCAGAACTCCTAATCCTGATATTTTATGCAATAAATATATTAAGTTTGATAAATTCCTTAATTATTCTATTGAAGAACTTGGTGCTGATTTCATTGCGATGGGGCATTATGCAGGAACGGTTTTTAACAAGGAAACTCAACAATACAATCTAATTGCTGCAAAAGATAAGGATAAAGATCAAACCTATTTTTTAAGTCAACTTAATCAATTTCAAATTTCAAAAAGCATATTTCCTCTTCAAAATTATACTAAATCTGAAATCAGAGAAATTGCAGCTAAAAATGATTTATCAACTGCGCAGAAAAAGGATTCAACAGGTATTTGCTTTATTGGAGAGAGAAATTTTACTCAATTTTTACAAAACTATATTCCAAATCAGCCTGGAGACATTGTTGACATACATACAAACAAAATTATTGGTCAACATATTGGAGCGATGTATTACACAATCGGTCAGAGAAAGGGATTAAATTTGGGTGGTTTTGAAGAGCCTTATTATGTTGCCAAAAAAGATGTTGAAAAGAAAATTATTTATGTTGCTAAGTCTAGTGATGAAAGTTATCTAAAGTCAAATTCATGTATTGTAAATGACCTAAATTGAAATTGTGAACTTAATAAAATTTTTGCAAATTCAAATGATTTTAATTGTGAAGCTAAGTTTAGATATCGCCAAAAAAGCATACCTGTTAAAGTAGAAATAATTAATAAAAATGAGGTTAAGGTTAGTTTTTTAGAAGAAGTTAAGGCTGTAACCGAGGGCCAACAGGCTGTATTTTATTTTAATAATATTTGTCTTGGTGGCGGAACGGTTGATAAAGTTTTTATTTAA
- the efp gene encoding elongation factor P — protein MQVNDLRPGTTFSYEGNIFLVIEQAFTKTGRAQGHVKVKVKNLRTGARTELTFTGGDKVEKAMIEKKDMQFLYNDGSNCVFMDTETYEQVEIDSKKLEWELKFLTDGSMIKLTEYEGEVLGISLDDKVELEITEAEPAVKGDTSSGAQKKAIVSTGHEILVPLFIKEGEKVLVNTNDGKYAGRSN, from the coding sequence ATGCAAGTAAATGATTTAAGACCTGGGACTACATTTTCCTATGAAGGAAATATTTTTTTAGTAATAGAACAAGCCTTCACAAAGACAGGAAGAGCTCAAGGACATGTTAAAGTTAAAGTTAAAAACCTTAGAACTGGTGCTAGAACTGAGTTAACTTTTACTGGTGGAGATAAAGTTGAAAAAGCAATGATTGAAAAGAAAGATATGCAATTTCTTTACAATGACGGAAGTAATTGTGTTTTTATGGATACTGAGACTTATGAACAAGTCGAAATTGATTCAAAAAAATTGGAATGAGAGCTTAAGTTTTTAACTGACGGAAGTATGATTAAATTAACTGAATATGAGGGAGAAGTTTTAGGAATTTCTTTAGATGATAAAGTTGAACTTGAAATTACTGAAGCTGAACCAGCTGTTAAGGGAGATACTTCTTCAGGAGCTCAGAAAAAAGCAATTGTTTCAACTGGCCATGAGATACTAGTGCCTTTATTCATCAAAGAGGGAGAAAAGGTTCTTGTAAATACAAACGATGGTAAATATGCTGGAAGATCAAATTAA
- a CDS encoding DUF2779 domain-containing protein: protein MSKIFSSKLTKEDFKRALSSCYKEMWVLHSQENFNQALLWNKNKVLQFNLKNEISEEGDFDSSGSSIDLFETYFKIFESENDSENLENAELRKKWKEKWLDLNDNSALDVDGFDLTKFEGESIIDGNLVGEAAKQYFESLNIQTNLNRNQKLKTFDLSGLPFVNAVEKTKELINSKEYEYLFEAAFEYDDFNLRTRCDILEINNHNDTFKIIEIKATSKVKEDHFFDLMYQYFILEKNGLKINDVALGHIRSNYIRGQDFNEFNLNLSEMCEQLIEDYPIISFEECLAEINGEIIPENYLEADDLNYNGFFIIDELSYGESQKRLKIFELIKIFESQFEITEIIKQITELLSLGFEDSLNLLLSNNCSTVIKKNLKNKFVKISESDNPVYCHHVIAYFDKNKENIFNFTNINKKTKALIHYESQKIYLDEFKSLFDSEIPVKPKDKSTYFRPENFRHFEVYKKFHSNPATFRDEDIIFKEEKNILESLLAKYTSFPIYMYDFETVKWAIPKYNNSKSYQQIPFQYSIDVLTDKNYDYKKPETMKHFDFLANSSDDPRPEFIKNFLKDIFSCGKGIYVAYNDSFEKMVLKQMAVLFPKYQKSLIYIVQNTIDLMDFFKGNSKKSIPWFLIYHPAFHGSYSIKKTQPALDNSFNYNDLSINKGDKASQTFREFSDGNISSKIWNSKIRPDMIKYCNRDTLAMVVVLQRIKEIFKNWQENN, encoded by the coding sequence ATGAGCAAAATATTTAGTTCAAAATTAACAAAAGAAGATTTTAAAAGAGCTTTGTCAAGTTGTTATAAGGAAATGTGAGTTCTGCACTCACAAGAAAATTTTAATCAAGCCTTGCTTTGAAATAAAAATAAAGTCCTGCAATTTAATTTGAAAAACGAAATTAGCGAAGAAGGCGACTTTGATTCATCAGGATCATCTATAGATTTGTTTGAAACTTATTTTAAAATTTTTGAATCTGAAAATGATTCAGAAAATTTAGAAAATGCGGAATTAAGAAAAAAATGAAAAGAAAAGTGGCTCGATTTAAATGATAATTCGGCATTAGATGTTGATGGTTTTGACTTGACTAAATTTGAGGGCGAATCTATCATTGACGGTAATTTGGTAGGTGAGGCGGCAAAACAGTATTTTGAATCTTTAAATATTCAAACTAATTTAAATCGAAATCAAAAATTAAAAACTTTTGATTTAAGTGGGCTTCCATTTGTTAATGCTGTAGAAAAAACCAAAGAATTAATTAATTCAAAAGAGTATGAATATCTTTTTGAAGCTGCTTTTGAATATGATGATTTTAACCTAAGAACCAGATGTGACATTTTAGAAATAAATAATCATAATGATACTTTTAAAATAATTGAAATAAAGGCTACTAGTAAAGTAAAAGAGGATCACTTTTTTGACTTAATGTACCAGTATTTTATTTTAGAAAAAAATGGATTAAAAATTAATGACGTCGCCCTAGGTCATATTCGCAGTAATTATATTAGAGGGCAGGATTTTAATGAATTTAATCTTAATTTAAGCGAAATGTGCGAGCAATTAATTGAAGACTATCCAATAATAAGTTTTGAAGAATGTCTTGCAGAAATAAATGGTGAAATAATTCCAGAAAATTATTTAGAAGCTGATGACCTAAATTATAATGGTTTCTTTATTATTGATGAATTAAGTTATGGAGAATCTCAAAAACGTTTAAAAATTTTTGAACTAATAAAAATTTTTGAAAGTCAATTTGAAATAACGGAAATAATAAAACAAATTACAGAATTATTATCTCTAGGATTTGAAGATTCCCTAAATTTACTACTTTCAAATAATTGTTCAACAGTAATTAAAAAGAATCTCAAAAATAAATTTGTAAAAATTAGTGAAAGTGATAATCCTGTATATTGCCACCACGTTATTGCATATTTTGACAAAAACAAGGAAAATATTTTTAATTTCACGAATATAAATAAAAAGACCAAAGCACTAATTCACTATGAGTCACAAAAAATATATCTAGACGAATTTAAAAGTTTATTTGATAGCGAAATCCCAGTAAAGCCTAAGGATAAGAGCACTTATTTCAGACCAGAAAATTTTCGCCATTTTGAAGTTTACAAAAAATTTCATTCTAATCCAGCAACTTTTAGAGATGAAGACATAATTTTTAAAGAAGAGAAAAATATTTTAGAATCATTACTGGCAAAATATACATCGTTTCCAATTTACATGTATGACTTTGAAACTGTAAAATGAGCCATCCCTAAATACAATAATTCAAAATCATACCAGCAAATACCATTCCAGTATTCTATTGATGTTTTAACAGACAAGAACTATGACTATAAAAAACCCGAAACCATGAAGCATTTCGATTTTTTAGCAAATAGTAGCGATGATCCGCGTCCTGAATTTATAAAAAATTTTTTGAAAGATATTTTTAGTTGCGGAAAGGGAATTTATGTTGCTTACAACGATTCTTTTGAAAAAATGGTTTTAAAACAAATGGCGGTTCTTTTTCCTAAGTATCAAAAATCCCTTATTTATATAGTTCAGAACACCATTGATCTCATGGATTTTTTCAAAGGAAATTCAAAAAAATCTATTCCATGATTTTTAATTTACCATCCTGCTTTTCATGGAAGTTATTCAATTAAAAAAACTCAACCAGCTTTGGACAATAGTTTTAATTATAATGATTTGTCTATTAATAAGGGAGATAAAGCTAGTCAGACTTTTAGAGAGTTTAGTGATGGTAATATAAGTTCAAAAATTTGAAATTCTAAAATAAGACCTGACATGATAAAATATTGTAATAGAGACACTTTAGCAATGGTGGTTGTCCTACAAAGAATTAAAGAAATTTTCAAAAATTGACAGGAGAATAATTAG
- the fmt gene encoding methionyl-tRNA formyltransferase yields MKKRLVFFGTPSIAVEVLKGIDKNNFEIVGIVTQTDKKVGRKQEVTPPPVKQFGIENSICVFQPEKVSSIIKELTELKPDIILTCAYGKLLPKSVLDLVSGMAINVHASLLPKYRGSAPIQYAIMNGEKQTGISLMQMVQEMDAGDFYVQEKVEITENDNFESLYNKLAILGGKMVGQYLNDIYNGKIKPNVQDLSKVTLAPKILNNMEKINFNKSSQEVLNFIKALSPSPGAYAILNGERYKFYNARLLHENEFFAMTLNIKRSGEVISMDKEGFVVWTSRGMIKILEVQKQGKNRMSAGNYFSNQQREVTTGNVFNEDEAKFDF; encoded by the coding sequence ATGAAAAAAAGATTAGTATTTTTTGGCACACCTTCAATTGCCGTTGAAGTTTTAAAGGGAATCGACAAAAACAATTTTGAAATCGTAGGAATTGTAACCCAAACAGATAAAAAAGTCGGTAGAAAGCAAGAAGTCACTCCTCCTCCAGTTAAACAATTTGGAATAGAAAATAGTATCTGTGTTTTTCAACCAGAGAAAGTTTCTTCTATTATTAAGGAACTGACAGAACTTAAACCTGATATTATTTTGACTTGTGCTTATGGTAAATTACTGCCAAAATCAGTTTTAGATTTAGTTTCAGGAATGGCGATAAATGTTCATGCCAGTTTGCTTCCAAAATATCGAGGCAGCGCTCCAATTCAATATGCTATTATGAATGGGGAAAAACAAACTGGGATTAGTCTAATGCAAATGGTCCAAGAGATGGATGCTGGTGATTTTTATGTTCAAGAAAAAGTGGAAATTACTGAAAATGATAACTTTGAGAGTTTATATAATAAATTGGCAATACTAGGTGGCAAAATGGTAGGGCAATATTTAAATGATATATATAATGGTAAAATTAAACCAAATGTTCAAGACTTATCAAAGGTAACTTTGGCTCCTAAAATTTTAAATAATATGGAAAAGATAAATTTTAACAAATCAAGTCAAGAAGTTTTAAATTTCATTAAAGCTTTGAGTCCATCTCCTGGGGCGTATGCTATTTTGAATGGTGAGAGATACAAATTTTACAATGCCAGACTTCTGCATGAAAATGAGTTTTTTGCAATGACATTAAATATTAAAAGAAGTGGAGAAGTTATTTCGATGGACAAAGAGGGATTTGTTGTTTGGACTTCAAGAGGGATGATTAAAATTTTGGAAGTGCAAAAACAGGGGAAAAATCGAATGAGCGCAGGAAATTACTTTAGCAACCAACAAAGAGAAGTCACAACGGGAAATGTTTTTAACGAAGATGAAGCAAAATTTGATTTTTAA
- the tig gene encoding trigger factor: protein MKFEAKKLPESGQGKWIISIEGDEWKAFCDKGRNKALQEVQIPGFRKGKVPKEMALKSLSEVKVMNEAFRLAMPKAYDFAKEQKSDIQPWGTPAPAPTKISDKELVLEFIFDLKPEIKIENYKGLTGPKKTPVKAEKEEIAAEIKRYQERFVMEKVKEGDSVVIEEGDNVKFDFEGFMDGEPFQGGKGEDYQLVIGSKNFIPGFEEAMIGLALGVKSEISVTFPKDYQAENLAGKDAKFKLNIKEIKSRELPKADDELAKDLNIKDVNNYKELEKYVSVQIEKQKQTNERNVFVNQIIDLIREKSVIELPKSAIDKEVQTMRKEFEQKVIANKMTLKEYKKVTGMTDEDINKEIFGDAKKRLESYLITDEVRNKEKIEATQEEVDSKYKDLANQFGIDVEFLKKSVLQEGQVRSEIINEKIIDFIYSNNG from the coding sequence ATGAAATTTGAGGCAAAAAAATTACCTGAATCAGGTCAAGGTAAATGAATTATTTCGATAGAAGGTGACGAATGAAAAGCATTCTGTGACAAAGGACGTAATAAAGCATTGCAAGAAGTACAAATCCCTGGATTTAGAAAAGGAAAAGTTCCAAAAGAAATGGCTTTGAAAAGTTTGAGTGAAGTTAAAGTCATGAACGAAGCATTTCGTTTGGCAATGCCAAAGGCATACGATTTTGCAAAAGAGCAAAAATCAGACATTCAACCATGAGGAACACCAGCACCAGCACCTACTAAAATTTCAGATAAGGAATTAGTATTAGAATTTATTTTTGACTTAAAGCCAGAAATCAAAATTGAAAATTACAAAGGTTTAACCGGTCCTAAAAAAACCCCAGTTAAAGCTGAAAAAGAAGAAATTGCTGCTGAAATTAAAAGATACCAAGAACGCTTCGTGATGGAAAAAGTTAAAGAAGGAGATAGTGTTGTTATTGAAGAAGGTGACAATGTTAAGTTCGACTTTGAAGGATTTATGGACGGAGAACCATTTCAAGGTGGAAAGGGTGAAGATTACCAATTGGTAATTGGAAGTAAAAACTTTATTCCAGGTTTTGAAGAAGCTATGATCGGTCTTGCTCTAGGAGTTAAATCAGAGATTTCAGTGACTTTCCCAAAAGATTACCAAGCAGAAAATCTTGCTGGAAAAGATGCTAAATTCAAATTAAATATTAAAGAAATTAAATCTCGTGAATTACCTAAAGCTGATGACGAATTAGCTAAAGATTTAAATATCAAGGATGTTAATAATTATAAAGAATTAGAAAAATATGTATCAGTCCAAATAGAAAAACAAAAACAGACAAATGAAAGAAATGTTTTTGTAAACCAAATTATTGATTTAATTAGAGAAAAATCTGTAATAGAATTGCCAAAAAGTGCAATTGATAAAGAAGTTCAAACTATGAGAAAAGAATTTGAACAGAAAGTTATTGCAAATAAAATGACTCTAAAAGAATACAAAAAAGTTACAGGAATGACGGATGAAGATATTAATAAGGAAATTTTTGGAGATGCCAAAAAACGTCTTGAAAGTTACTTAATCACTGATGAGGTTAGAAATAAAGAAAAAATTGAAGCTACTCAAGAAGAAGTTGACTCAAAATACAAAGATCTTGCAAATCAATTTGGAATTGATGTGGAATTCTTGAAAAAATCAGTTCTTCAAGAGGGTCAAGTTCGTTCAGAAATAATAAATGAGAAAATAATTGATTTTATTTATTCAAACAACGGCTAA